Part of the Coccinella septempunctata chromosome 3, icCocSept1.1, whole genome shotgun sequence genome is shown below.
tcctgaatttttattattgatatttttataaagtttcttcacaatagatttgttgatgttgaaggtcctgtgcgttattacattatatcattgcaattaaaaaaaaagaataatttcattttataagtaatttaaggactaactgtcatttttcaagagaattattcaatatgttacagcagaatctgcaaaatgaaagaatttgtggaaaagctgacaaaatcagtttttcacagaaatgctccattctcgataaacattcaaatatcttttttcgtgacgaaggttatcacctgtattttaccttttcggaatcctcacaaaatgggcaacttttcaacgtaatatgcagaaaaggtctagtgtcttttttttataccacgtcagatagaattcagcacaaaaaaacacttccttcagaacatgaatttcaatttttttttcagaatccctgtataatattttgtggtatttttcattgcatgaattgaggtaatcattcaacaaaatttacggaaaaaaaactgattcgaaaagtattcaattgtagcttccgcaagagagaaagcagtttaagtgaaaaaattcaacattttcataaaacatcaaatatctcgaaaactgtgagactttcatatgaacgattttttcacttcaggtagagcacattctgatctactttccgttttcgtttgacgtggtctttacgggacaccctgtatatatatatatatataaataattttttttttttcacctctcACGGGTTAGGCTATTGAGAGTGCCGGATCATTTTGACCAAGGCATTTCTCAGTTGCTCGTAAGGAACCTGCGTACGATTCGTGTGGTCCATAAGATAACCTCCTTCTGTGCATCGCCGATTACGCTCTCATCGAGTCCGAGCTTCATTGTGTTCTCCAGCAAATGTGTTTCGACTAAGCCATTAGTTGTGATGACGAGTGGAAGGATTGCCGAGTAGGTAAGTCCATAAATTTCTTTTAGTTCGAAAGACAGATCATGATACTTCATAATCTTCTCGGTATATGCTCTCTCAATATTGTCATCAGCTGGGATGGTGACATCAGCTATAATTAatttctttaatttcttttcgAAGAGAACAATGTCGGGCCGATTATGTGGGATGGATCTGTCTGTAATGAGTGGATGGTCCCAGTAAAGCTTCACCTCTTCGTTCTCCAGGATCTCTTTTGGTAAGTATTCGTATATCGGCCGTGTTGTTTCGAGCAATCCATGTTTTTTGGCAATTGCTTGATGGTATGCTTTTGCCACGGCGTTGTGGCGGTCAGTGTATTCTCTAGGTGCGAGGATAGAACAGGACGAGGTGACATGCTGGATTGTCTCAGGTGATTGTGAGCATTTGCGGCATTTATCTGTGGTCATATTTTTCCCTATTATGTTTTTCAGGTATGCTCTGGTGGCCACAACCTGATCCTGTATGGCTGTTAATCTGCCTTCTGTTTCTGGGAAAAGGTAACCAGCTTTAAGGTATGTAAGTGATCGATCtctatctatttttctatgtttCAGGACTGTTGGAAATCTACCATGGAGTGCTCTGCCTTGCCATACCTCGGACAACTCCTGGATTGTGGGGGGTGCAGGTGGATCACTGTTCGATGACAAGTTCAATGTTGTTATATTGTTATCTTCTGCAGAAAGTGCTTTGAAGAAGGGTGAGtcttttgatttgaaatattctctcaTTTCTTTGACTGTGTTGTAGTGTGTAGTCTCAATGTTCTGTAGTCCTCTTCCTCCATCCTTTCTCGGTATGTAAAGTCTGTTGACAGAGGCGTTTGGTTGATGAATTCCATACCTTGTTAAGAGTCCCCTAACCTGTGTATCGAGAGCCTTAAGGTCGGTGGTTGACCATTTGATTATTCCAAATGAGTAGGCTAAGCAAGGTACCACCCACGTGCTTATTGACGTGAACATCGCTTTGGAGTTTAATTTGCTCTGTAAGATTTTCTTGagtctatttatgaatttctccTTGAATATGATTTTGACCTCACTGTTTCTTATTTCTAGGCCTTGTTGGATGCCTAGGTATTTGTATGTTCTTTCTGGTCCCAGTGTTTGAATTGTAATTTGATCTTGAACTTTCATTGCTTCTCCTTCTGTTAGCTTTCCCCTCTTCACGTGTAATACAGCGCACTTATCCAACCCCATTTCCATTTTTATGGTTTCAGTGAATGATGCTACTATTTTGAGTTCTCTCATCAATTGTTCTTCGTTGGCTGCATACAGTTTGAGATCATCAATGTAAAGGTGGTGGTTGATTCTGGTATTGTTCCTCTTCTCTATCACGTAGCCATATTTGGATGCGTTGAGCAGTTTGCTCAACAAATTTATTGCAAGGCAGAACCACAAGGTGCTTAGTTTGTCTCCCTGAAATATTCCTCTCATGATTTTGATTTCTTCCGTTGTGTAGTCTCCTCTGTCTGTGTTCACATGTAACCGCGTTCTCCATGTTCCCATTAGATGTTCGAGTAGATTGATCATTGTCTCAGATACCCCATATAGCCTCAGGACTTTGTTTAACCATTAGTGTGGTATCGAATCATAGGCCTTCTTATAATCAATCCACGCCATGGACAAGTTACGTTGTTTCTTTTTTTGCCTGCTTTGTTATGATAGTGTCGATGATCAGTAGTTCCTTACATCCTTTAGCATCCTTTCGACAGCCGTTCTGCTCACGTGCCATAATATTGTACCTGCCAACACGTCTCCACAGTTTTTGTGTGAGTATTCCCGTAAGTATCCTATATATCGTCGGGAGGCACGTGATTGGTCGGTAGTTTTTGGGATCTTCATTGTTTGTTCCTTTTGGAAGCATATGCGTGATTCCAAGTGTGCATGATTCAGGTATTATTGATGGGTTTTTTAAAGCTTCTTGAAAGAGCTTCGCCAGGTGATTATGCGTCGAATCGAAATATTTCCACCAGTAATTATGGATCCCGTCAGGCCCCGGTGCAGACCagttgattgtttttttttagaattgTTTGGGATTCTTGTAAAAGAgttgatatttatatatatatatataatcactGTAGTTATAAGAGCCGATAGACCCTTATCGTcgaatttatatatatatatatatatatatatataaataaatatatatataaaaaaatatatatatatatatatatatatatatatatatatatatatatatatatatttttttttttttttttttttttttttttttttttcaccgcCTACACGGGTTGGTAAGTGAGAGTGCCGAGCACAGATGCCAAGATACTCTCACAGGCTTGTCAGGAACTTCCTCACTGTTCTGGCCGTTCCCAGGATGACTTCCTTTTGAGCTAGGCTGACGAGTTTCTCTTCGAGTCCTAGCCTTAGGGTGTTTTCCGGTAGATGTGATTCGACCAACCCATTCACAGACAGAATTAGGGGGATGACAGATGTTGTTTTTAGCCTATATATCTCCTTCATCTCAAATGCAAGGTCATGATACTTGGTAAGTTTATCGGTGTACGCTCTCTCCATATTATCATCCGCGGGGATCGTTACATCGATGATCTTGACCTCACTCTTTTCACGATCCAACAGGACGATATCGGGTCTGTTGTGCTGTACCGGCCTATCGGTTATTATTGATGTGTCCCAGTACAGCTTGTATCTATCGTTCTCCAGAACCTCACTTGGCAGGTAAGTATGATTTTGAACTATATCCTTTATTAATCCAATGGATCTTCCGATTGCCTGGTGGTATATCTTACAAACTGCGTTGTGACGTTCCAGGTATTCTCTTGGAGCCAATATGGGGCAAGAGGAGGTAATATGTTGGATATGTTCAGTAGCCTGGTTGCATCTCCTGCATTGATCGGTCGGTAAGTTCTGCCCCGCGATGCGCTTTAGGAAAGCTCTAGTGCCAACAACCTGGTCCTGCACTGCTAGAATTCGGCCTTCAGTCTCGGGAAACAGGTACCCAGATGTAAGGTAAGTTGTCGATTCCTTTTCATTCACTGATTTACTTTTCAGGTTTTTTGGGTACCTGCCATGCAATGGCTTAGAGTACCATTCCTCTCGGAGTTTCTCCACAGTAACACCCAGCAGTGGCGTGGTTGCAGATGACAAATGCAATGGTGTAATGTTTTCATCCGCTTCGCATATTGTCTTTTTGAAAGGTGAGTTGTtgttattcaagaaatattctCTGAGGCTGCTCACTACTCGGTCATAGGCTATAGCTAGGTGTTGCATACCTCTGCCACCTTCTTTTCGTGGGATGTATAATCTGTTAACG
Proteins encoded:
- the LOC123310331 gene encoding uncharacterized protein LOC123310331, which encodes MINLLEHLMGTWRTRLHVNTDRGDYTTEEIKIMRGIFQGDKLSTLWFCLAINLLSKLLNASKYGYVIEKRNNTRINHHLYIDDLKLYAANEEQLMRELKIVASFTETIKMEMGLDKCAVLHVKRGKLTEGEAMKVQDQITIQTLGPERTYKYLGIQQGLEIRNSEVKIIFKEKFINRLKKILQSKLNSKAMFTSISTWVVPCLAYSFGIIKWSTTDLKALDTQVRGLLTRYGIHQPNASVNRLYIPRKDGGRGLQNIETTHYNTVKEMREYFKSKDSPFFKALSAEDNNITTLNLSSNSDPPAPPTIQELSEVWQGRALHGRFPTVLKHRKIDRDRSLTYLKAGYLFPETEGRLTAIQDQVVATRAYLKNIIGKNMTTDKCRKCSQSPETIQHVTSSCSILAPREYTDRHNAVAKAYHQAIAKKHGLLETTRPIYEYLPKEILENEEVKLYWDHPLITDRSIPHNRPDIVLFEKKLKKLIIADVTIPADDNIERAYTEKIMKYHDLSFELKEIYGLTYSAILPLVITTNGLVETHLLENTMKLGLDESVIGDAQKEVILWTTRIVRRFLTSN